The genomic stretch GCACCGCGCCGACCACCAATATACCGCCGAGCACCAGCCACGCCTGTAGCGCGGTCTGGCTCGCGATGAACAGCGAACTACCGACCGCGAAGATCACGCAGGCGAGATGCAGTGGCACGATCCGCCCCTCGCGATGCTCCAGCACGGGGAGGGCACAGCTCGTGACGATATAGGTCACAAGCCGGATCAACGTGCCCGCCACGGCCAGCACGGTAAAGCCCTCCCACAGCCCGAACAGGATGGCCGCCACGCCGTAGAACAGGATGGCGTTGAACGGCGTGAGGAAGCGTGGGTGCACATAGGCGAACCAGCTCGGCAGCATGCCGCGCCGCGCCATGCCGTACATCAGCCGCGGCTGGGCGACGCCGCTGGCGAAATTGTTCGCGCCGATACTGAAGCTGGCCGCGATCACGATGGCGAGCGAGCCGATCTGGCCCATCGCCGCCTCCGCGGAGCCGGCCAGCGCATTGTTCTCGCCCGCGAATTCGGGGCCGATCAGGATGAAGGCCCAGATCACCGCCATGTAGATCAGCGTCACCCCGCTCACCATGGTGACGATCGACAGCGGCACATCGCGCTTTGGGTTTTTGAACTCGCCCGCCGCCTCGATCACGCCCTCGAAGCCGATGAAGGCGTAGAAGGTGAGCAGGATCACGGTTTCTACCTGGCTGAACTCGGGCAGGGCGACAGCGCCCAGTTCTCCTCCGGCGAAGAAGGCTGAAACAACTAGCGCGGCGAGCGGCACCAGCTTGATCGCGGTCATGACGCCCAGCGTCCCGACCGAAGCGCGCATACCGTAAAGATTGATCGCGGTAATGATCGCCAGGCCGACCGCCACTGCGACCGGCGCAGCCACCGGCCCGTCCAGCCCCGGGAATACCACTGCGAGATAGGCGACCATGACATGCATGTTCGCCGCCGCGGTGACGATCGCGCTGACATAGCGCGCCCAGCCGGCTTGAAAGCCGACGAAGCGCCCGAACGCCGCCTCGCCATAGAGCACCGATCCGCCGCTATGCTCGAACCGCGCGCTCATCCAGGCGTAGCACAGGGCCAGCGGCAGGAAGAGCACGCCGCCCACCAGCATCATCCACGGCGCGAAGTTGCCGACCGCCGCCACCAGCACGGCGGGCAGGGCAAAGATGCCGGCCCCGATCATCCCGTTGAGCGGGAACAGCGCCGTCCCCCAGAAGCCGACCGTGCGCGGCGGTGCGATGTGTTTGCCGTCCATGGCGGGTGGGGATGGCGGCAAACGCGGCTTTGCACAAGCGGAGTGCGCGCACTATCTGCCACCCATGTCGCGCACGAAAGCCGGTTCCCCCCATGACCCGAGAGGCAAGGAGCGTTTCCACGAGGAACGCGCGACTTATACCGTCGCCAGCGCTCAGCCCGATCTGGAAGCCGGCCTCACCGCGATCCGCGAAACGGTGAAGACGCTGAAGCCCCGCCCCGGCGTCTACCGCATGCTCGATGCGCGGGGCGACGTGCTCTATGTCGGCAAGGCGCGCAGCCTGAGGGCGCGGGTGGCGAATTACACGCAGGTCAAGGCGCTCACCAACCGGTTGCAGCGGATGGTGAGCCAGTGCCGCCGGATGGAGATCGTAGTCACGAACTCCGAGGCCGAGGCGCTGTTGCTCGAAGCGCAGCTGATCAAGCGCTATCGCCCCCCGTTCAACGTGCTGCTGCGCGACGACAAGAGCTTCCCCTTTATCCTGCTGCGCGCCGACCATGCCTATCCGCGTATCCAGAAGCATCGCGGCGCGCGGCGGGCCAAGGGTAATTACTATGGCCCCTTCGCCAGCGCGGGCAGCGTGAACAAGACGCTGAACGCGCTGCAGAAGCTGTTTCTACTCAGGAGCTGCACCGACAGCTTCTTCAACAATCGCGACCGGCCCTGCCTGCTCTACCAGATCAAGCGCTGCTCCGCGCCCTGCGTCGGCCGGATCGACGAGGCGGGCTATGCATCGCTGGTGCGGGAGGCGAAGGATTTCCTCGGCGGCAAGTCCAGCGCGGTGCAATCCGACCTCGAAAAGCAGATGGCGAAGGCGGCGGAGGATCTCGACTTCGAAACGGCCGCCATCCTGCGCGACCGGCTGCGCGCGGCGACCTTCATCCAGGGCAGCCAGGCGATCAACGCCAGCGGCGTCGGCGATGCGGATGTCTTCGCGCTGGCCGCCAAGGGCGGCCACATGGGCGTGCAGGCCTTCTTCATCCGCGGCGGGCAGAACTGGGGCCACCGCGCGATCTTCCCGCGCAACACCGGCGATGTGGAAGAGGCGGAGGTACTCGCCGATGTGCTCCTGCAATTCTACGAAGAGGTGCCGCCGCCCAAGACAATCCTCGTCGATCGCGAGTTGCCCGAGCAGGACTTGATCGCCGAGGCGCTGTGCGAGAAGGCCGGGCATGCCGTCGCCATTTCGATCCCCCAGCGCGGCACGCGGCGCAAGCTGTTGCAGCAGGCGACGCGCAATGCGGTCGAGG from Qipengyuania profundimaris encodes the following:
- a CDS encoding APC family permease codes for the protein MDGKHIAPPRTVGFWGTALFPLNGMIGAGIFALPAVLVAAVGNFAPWMMLVGGVLFLPLALCYAWMSARFEHSGGSVLYGEAAFGRFVGFQAGWARYVSAIVTAAANMHVMVAYLAVVFPGLDGPVAAPVAVAVGLAIITAINLYGMRASVGTLGVMTAIKLVPLAALVVSAFFAGGELGAVALPEFSQVETVILLTFYAFIGFEGVIEAAGEFKNPKRDVPLSIVTMVSGVTLIYMAVIWAFILIGPEFAGENNALAGSAEAAMGQIGSLAIVIAASFSIGANNFASGVAQPRLMYGMARRGMLPSWFAYVHPRFLTPFNAILFYGVAAILFGLWEGFTVLAVAGTLIRLVTYIVTSCALPVLEHREGRIVPLHLACVIFAVGSSLFIASQTALQAWLVLGGILVVGAVLYFLAARQQPDYALDEG
- the uvrC gene encoding excinuclease ABC subunit UvrC, with amino-acid sequence MSRTKAGSPHDPRGKERFHEERATYTVASAQPDLEAGLTAIRETVKTLKPRPGVYRMLDARGDVLYVGKARSLRARVANYTQVKALTNRLQRMVSQCRRMEIVVTNSEAEALLLEAQLIKRYRPPFNVLLRDDKSFPFILLRADHAYPRIQKHRGARRAKGNYYGPFASAGSVNKTLNALQKLFLLRSCTDSFFNNRDRPCLLYQIKRCSAPCVGRIDEAGYASLVREAKDFLGGKSSAVQSDLEKQMAKAAEDLDFETAAILRDRLRAATFIQGSQAINASGVGDADVFALAAKGGHMGVQAFFIRGGQNWGHRAIFPRNTGDVEEAEVLADVLLQFYEEVPPPKTILVDRELPEQDLIAEALCEKAGHAVAISIPQRGTRRKLLQQATRNAVEALERRQAESGAKAKIQRELAEFLELEDVPQRIEVYDNSHIQGDKALGAMVVAGPEGFEKGQYRKFNIKSAQTNDDFGMMREVMSRRFRNLAENPDGEEGKKNSHETVWPDLVLIDGGKGQMSSVRDTLAEMGIEDLPLIAIAKGPHHGREGREVFHFPDGREKTLPVNSPLLFYLQTLRDEVHRYAIGAHRAKRSRAITASPLDEIPGIGPSRKRALLLHFGTAGKVRAAALDDLKRAPGISEAVAQKIYDFYHAGG